A genomic region of Lasioglossum baleicum chromosome 16, iyLasBale1, whole genome shotgun sequence contains the following coding sequences:
- the LOC143216795 gene encoding uncharacterized protein LOC143216795 isoform X3, translated as MADIEGKKLTELRVIDLKTELERRGLDKSGNKAALLERLSKSISDEGENPDEYLIVPCGGTCKISARKNSVTGTTNSDEATEVVETQKEDATDASDVPDVKPKMETKVSTEKEAIPPKLEESQGEAQNNTKITPKEIECKVESKSQTNKAVVETTQIVEVKIEPEAAPVVNDVATNAASTVEANGIDNEDSINLTIGEDEENLLAEETESHDRHKDGGEKKKVEENSKKGESKGSGRAEAGANSKEGTSSGANIGTKNKLDGGDGSKSTESSNKNQKKDDKDKKNCQVSPVNASSRNLWVSGLSSSTRATDLKQIFSKYGKVIGAKVVTNARTPGARCYGYVTMSTSEDAAKCIQHLHKTELHGRVISVEKAKGDTQQSHMRKRDTANGKSEKKEEKEKLKDNHETADRKEKEAKKEKSEEKGSEATKKSDEKGETGENKKTDAQEKKDEPLKESDSRSTKSTSKKPDSERGRRDEKRIRSWDHHRSHTRSRSRERRRRDDVLTFAKIREERERQRLREKERMLREEERRRREDMERQREIERRHREEAARLEREREKLRRERERIEQEKAELLRLERERQKLEREKLERERLELKRQQMRLEESRRAPPPPSIKRSSSDRRDPRDMYVEPDRKRIATEHGRRHTPDRVSDRRSEILDRVSDRRLDSSPPARYESTRSTQDLGLKKEFKRSSDFTSRSSRPESFSDVSRGREVIVRREPLSTTTSSIDPRQVKESRYERPSTTTYTREREVRRSEPETHRSSRDGHTRYSESFKPTGSTTPRDSRYVESNRTTSSWHSGPPSTKSFNSVPSSGTRDPRNEPSSWSSRSSDNVNRWSNSSSMGNTLRHPVPPTYQSGPIQSMGLTAPGTAPSYDRFDPYKSSMPSMRKY; from the exons ATGGCCGATATAGAAGGGAAAAAGCTGACCGAACTTCGAGTAATAGACTTGAAAACGGAACTCGAACGACGTGGACTCGATAAAAGTGGTAATAAAGCGGCACTCCTCGAACGTCTTTCCAAA TCCATATCCGACGAAGGGGAAAATCCAGATGAATATCTGATCGTACCTTGCGGTGGTACGTGCAAAATCAGCGCCAGAAAAAATAGTG TGACCGGTACAACCAATTCCGACGAAGCGACAGAAGTTGTGGAAACCCAGAAAGAAGATGCTACGGACGCGTCGGATGTTCCTGACGTAAAGCCAAAGATGGAAACAAAAGTTTCCACGGAGAAAGAAGCGATTCCACCCAAGTTGGAG GAATCTCAAGGAGAAGCTCAAAATAACACCAAAATAACGCCAAAAGAGATAGAGTGCAAAGTGGAATCCAAGAGTCAGACGAACAAGGCGGTCGTCGAGACTACGCAGATCGTTGAAGTGAAAATTGAACCGGAAGCAGCACCAGTGGTGAACGATGTCGCGACCAATGCAGCCTCGACGGTCGAAGCTAATGGCATCGACAACGAAGATTCGATAAATTTGACTATCGGCGAAGACGAAGAAAATCTCCTCGCCGAGGAG ACCGAGTCTCACGACAGGCACAAAG ATGGAGGAGAGAAGAAGAAAGTCGAAGAGAACAGCAAGAAGGGAGAGTCTAAAGGGAGCGGTAGAGCAGAAGCCGGCGCCAACAGCAAGGAAGGGACATCGTCAGGCGCGAACATCGGGACGAAGAACAAGCTGGACGGTGGAGACGGAAGCAAGAG CACGGAGTCTAGTAACAAGAACCAAAAAAAGGACGACAAAG ACAAGAAAAATTGCCAAGTTAGCCCAGTTAACGCAAGCAGCAGAAACTTGTGGGTATCCGGATTGTCTTCGAGCACTCGTGCGACCGATCTGAAGCAAATATTCTCGAAATACGGAAAGGTGATCGGCGCGAAAGTGGTTACGAACGCGAGGACACCCGGTGCAAGATGCTACGGATACGTGACCATGTCGACGAGCGAAGACGCCGCGAAATGCATCCAGCATTTGCACAAGACGGAACTGCACGGCCGCGTGATATCCGTCGAAAAG GCGAAAGGCGACACGCAGCAAAGCCACATGCGCAAACGGGACACCGCCAACGGAAAGTCCGAGAAGAAGGAGGAAAAGGAGAAATTGAAGGATAATCACGAGACAGCCGACCgcaaagagaaagaggcgaaaaagGAAAAGAGCGAAGAGAAGGGATCGGAAGCAA CGAAAAAGTCGGACGAGAAGGGCGAGACCGGCGAGAACAAGAAGACGGACGCGCAGGAGAAGAAGGATGAACCTCTGAAGGAGTCGGACTCCCGGTCGACCAAATCGACCAGCAAGAAACCTGACAGCGAGCGAGGAAGACGCGACGAGAAGAGGATTCGGTCCTGGGATCATCACCGATCTCACACTCGGTCTCGTAGCCGCGAGCGACGCAGACGCGACGACGTGCTCACATTCGCGAAGATCAGG GAGGAACGTGAGAGGCAGAGATtgcgcgagaaagagagaatgctTCGCGAGGAGGAACGTAGACGGCGAGAGGATATGGAACGGCAAAGGGAGATCGAGCGTCGACACAGGGAAGAGGCGGCACGATTGGAGAGAGAACGGGAGAAGCTGCGCAGGGAACGCGAGAGGATCGAACAGGAGAAGGCCGAGCTGCTTCGTCTGGAGCGGGAACGTCAGAAGCTAGAACGGGAGAAGCTGGAACGCGAGAGGCTCGAACTCAAGAGGCAACAAATGCGACTCGAGGAGAGCAGACGCGCGCCTCCTCCACCCTCGATAAAGCGGTCCTCCAGCGACCGAAGAGACCCGAGAGACATGTACGTGGAGCCGGACAGGAAACGCATAGCCACCGAGCACGGTCGAAGGCACACTCCGGACCGGGTGAGCGATCGTCGCAGCGAGATTCTGGATCGCGTCTCGGACAGACGGTTGGACTCGTCACCGCCTGCTCGTTACGAATCCACCAG ATCCACCCAAGATCTAGGGCTGAAGAAGGAATTTAAGCGCAGCAGCGACTTCACTTCGCGAAGCAGCCGTCCAGAAAGCTTCTCCGACGTATCTCGCGGAAGGGAGGTGATCGTCCGCCGAGAGCCGCTCAGTACGACCACCTCGTCGATCGATCCTCGACAAGTTAAAGAGAG TAGATACGAGCGACCCAGCACCACCACGTATACTCGCGAGCGCGAAGTTCGTCGCTCCGAGCCCGAAACCCATAGAAGTTCCAGAGACGGTCATACCCGTTACAGCGAAAGCTTCAAACCCACGGGTTCGACCACGCCGC GTGACAGTCGGTACGTGGAGAGCAATCGAACCACCAGCAGCTGGCACTCGGGACCGCCGTCCACAAAATCATTCAATTCTGTGCCGAGCAGCGGTACCCGGGATCCTCGAAACGAACCATCCAGCTGGAGTTCCAGATCGTCGGACAACGTAAACAG ATGGAGTAATTCGAGCAGCATGGGAAACACGTTGCGCCATCCGGTTCCGCCGACTTACCAGAGCGGTCCCATTCAATCCATGGGATTGACAGCACCCGGAACAGCGCCGTCGTACGATCGTTTCGATCCGTACAAATCGTCCATGCCGAGCATGAGAAAATACTGA